Proteins encoded by one window of Chloroflexota bacterium:
- a CDS encoding glycosyltransferase family 4 protein: MRIAHVTATFPPHYAGTGIVCYYNALGLARLGHEVTVFTADYPPCQPVYPQEITVQRLRPWLHIGNAPLLPGLLQLEGFDLIHLHYPFYSGAELIFYKAMRNSLPYVITYHQDVLFPGLLSLLEKLHYRILGKHILERAARVLATSWDYARASRLRELLQAKPAAVDELPNGVDAGRFYPAIDAKALRTHYGLATDERVILFVGALHWTAPISSRE; the protein is encoded by the coding sequence GTGCGTATCGCCCATGTTACCGCTACCTTTCCCCCGCATTACGCTGGCACCGGCATAGTTTGTTATTACAACGCCCTCGGCCTGGCTCGCCTGGGACATGAGGTAACGGTGTTCACCGCCGATTACCCACCATGCCAGCCCGTCTACCCCCAGGAAATCACGGTGCAGCGCCTGCGGCCGTGGTTGCATATTGGCAACGCGCCCCTTTTGCCCGGATTGCTGCAACTCGAGGGGTTTGATCTCATACACCTGCACTACCCGTTTTACTCTGGTGCAGAGCTGATTTTCTACAAAGCAATGAGAAATAGCTTGCCGTATGTTATCACATACCATCAGGATGTGCTCTTTCCTGGCCTTCTAAGCCTTCTTGAAAAGCTGCACTATCGTATCCTGGGCAAGCACATTTTGGAGCGAGCGGCCAGAGTATTGGCCACCTCATGGGATTACGCTCGTGCCTCACGACTGCGAGAGTTGCTGCAGGCAAAGCCGGCAGCCGTAGACGAACTACCCAATGGCGTGGATGCCGGCCGCTTCTATCCCGCCATAGATGCCAAGGCATTACGCACGCACTATGGACTGGCAACAGATGAACGCGTGATCCTGTTCGTAGGGGCATTGCATTGGACCGCGCCCATTTCTTCAAGGGAATGA